The DNA region CGAGTTCTACGTGTTTATCCTGTTCTTTCCGCAGCTTGTGGCCGGGCCGATCATGCGGCACAGCGATTTCTTCTTCCAGCTGGATCGCATTACGCCCGACCAGAAGAACATAGTTCGCGGAGTAAGCCTGCTGCTCATCGGACTCATCAAGAAGGTGCTGATCGCCGATAACCTGGCCGCCGTCGTCCACCCCGTTTACCGCAATCCAGAGCTCTATGATGGGGTATCGTCGGCGTTTGCCATCCTCGGTTATGCGGCACAGGTATACGCCGACTTCTCGGGTTATACGGATCTTGCCCGCGGCATGGGTCTGCTTCTTGGCCTCGAACTGCCCGAGAACTTTTCGGGCCCCTTCTTAAGCCGAACGGTGTCGGAGTTCTGGCGCAGATGGCACATCACGCTCTCAACATGGCTCAGGGACTATATTTATATTCCGCTCGGTGGTTCGCGCACATCTCAGATGCGCAGTCAATTCAATCTGCTTCTTACATTCGTCGCCGGCGGCCTGTGGCATGGAGCGAACTATACGTTCTTTATATGGGGATTTACGGCGGGTGTGCTGCTTGTTATCGAGCGCTTCCTTTCAACAAAGACGAGATTACCCGTTATTCTCGATCGCCTGATGCAGAACAGATCGTCCGCTTTCGTGCTCAGCCTGATCGGCGTTGTTTACAGCTTTTCGGCCTTTCTCTTCGGAGCTGCCTTCTTCAATGCACCGAGCGTATCTCATACACTGACGATGTTTGAGCGGTTACTCGATGCAGCATCCGGCCTTCGTACCGATTCGGGCATGATTCTGAGCATGACGGCTTTTGTATTCGGCTTCAACTATCTGCAATACAGATCAAAGTCGATTGAAATCCGACCGCAAACGGCATGGGCTTTACTCTTTGTCGCCGCCTTCGTCGTGATATGGCTTCTCGGACTCTATGCGCCTGGCGGACAGAGTTTTATCTACTTCCAATTCTGAAATTCCCCCGAACGAGGAGAAAAACATGGATCTATTGCGCCACCGCATTCTTCTGCTTCCGCTTCTCCTTTTTGCCCTTCTCTTTGCGCTCGATAAGATCTTCTACATCGGAGCGGTTCGGGACCGAGTCCTGCTTTATAAAAAAGTCGAGCCGGATATGTACGATTCGCGGCGCGATCTTCTCGATCAACTGATCGCCGAGCATCCTGAGCATATCAATGAGGGGCGGCGCATCGGCGTTATCCTCGGAAGCTCGCGATCTGCCGAATTTGATACCCTGGAAATCGAAAAGGTATTGCCCGGCACCGCTACTTACAACTTCAGCGTGCCCATGGGCGGTATCGCCCATGCCTATTATTATGCCGATCTTCTGAAGAAGAACGGCATAAAGCCGGCTTTCATGATGCTTGAAGCCGACCTGGTTAACTTCGGGAATCCGTCGCTGGCTTTCGCTCTTCAGTATGACTTTGATCCGCGCTTCGTTCTCGAACATACGGACTTTCTGAATCCCGATGATCCTGTGAGCGGCGGATTCCGGCCAGACGAGGCCGATACTTTCTTCCTGAAATACCTGTTCGCTCTCTACCGCTATCCTCTGGACCCAAAAAACATCATCGAAAATTATCGGACTGTCAGTGATACCGGCCTGCGACATCTTGAGTTTCGCTGGCAGCATAAAAAGCTCATAGAGCTCTCAAACAGAGAGCATCTGGGCGGAATACCGAATCCTCTGAAGATCGAGGCCGATGAAGAAGCCCTTTCACGCGATGCGATGCTGGTCCGTGATCGCGTCCTCGGTGACGGACGGCCCTCTGCCACCCAGCTCCTGCTTTTCAAGAAGTTGCTTGCTCATGCAAAGCGAGAAGGCATCCCTCTGCTCGTCTATAAACCCGTCGTTTCGCATGCCTTTGAAAAAATCGTGCAGGAAACAGATGGCAGCTTTCAGAACACGGTCGTCCAGGCTCTAGCCAGTACGGATACCTTTCTCTATTCCGATCCGGAGTCAGAAAAGCCGCTTCGCTGCCGTGCCTTTGTCGATGCACTGCATCTGAGCGGTATCTGCTATGAGGAGCTGACCGGTCGCGTCTTCGCTCCTTTGCTCCCGGTTCTTGAAAACCGTCATCGTCCTTGACTGCCGATCCTGCTCCGATAGATCAACGACGGATCAAGATAATGACCGGGAAGGATCGGGCTCTGTTTCAGGGCCAGAGAACGCAGCTACGCATGTTATCCGAACGTGCGGACCTGGATGCTCGTCACGCGCTGATCGCCGGCGGCGACATCCGATACGACGACGATCGAATCGCCCGGTCTGACCCGATTGCGTTCGCGCAGACGCTCGAATCCTTTACGGATCGTGTTTTCGGGATCTTTTGAAAAATCCATGATGAAGGGTACGACTCCACGCACAAGCCACAGCTTGCGACGCGTACTTGTCATATTCGTAAAGGCATAGATGA from Leptonema illini DSM 21528 includes:
- a CDS encoding MBOAT family O-acyltransferase, coding for MRFTTFGFLAFFLVVYIVYWALRGRSRLAFLALASSLFYAAWSIPFFLHFASIVLLNFAFVRLLQRRKSGRILAVILTIDFANLFFFKYFYFLLEILFDVTGWAGFTSAQLNSTLNESFGISSILLPLAISFYTFQIVAYVVDVYRGRIERRDSLLEFYVFILFFPQLVAGPIMRHSDFFFQLDRITPDQKNIVRGVSLLLIGLIKKVLIADNLAAVVHPVYRNPELYDGVSSAFAILGYAAQVYADFSGYTDLARGMGLLLGLELPENFSGPFLSRTVSEFWRRWHITLSTWLRDYIYIPLGGSRTSQMRSQFNLLLTFVAGGLWHGANYTFFIWGFTAGVLLVIERFLSTKTRLPVILDRLMQNRSSAFVLSLIGVVYSFSAFLFGAAFFNAPSVSHTLTMFERLLDAASGLRTDSGMILSMTAFVFGFNYLQYRSKSIEIRPQTAWALLFVAAFVVIWLLGLYAPGGQSFIYFQF
- a CDS encoding DUF1574 family protein, with translation MDLLRHRILLLPLLLFALLFALDKIFYIGAVRDRVLLYKKVEPDMYDSRRDLLDQLIAEHPEHINEGRRIGVILGSSRSAEFDTLEIEKVLPGTATYNFSVPMGGIAHAYYYADLLKKNGIKPAFMMLEADLVNFGNPSLAFALQYDFDPRFVLEHTDFLNPDDPVSGGFRPDEADTFFLKYLFALYRYPLDPKNIIENYRTVSDTGLRHLEFRWQHKKLIELSNREHLGGIPNPLKIEADEEALSRDAMLVRDRVLGDGRPSATQLLLFKKLLAHAKREGIPLLVYKPVVSHAFEKIVQETDGSFQNTVVQALASTDTFLYSDPESEKPLRCRAFVDALHLSGICYEELTGRVFAPLLPVLENRHRP